Proteins encoded by one window of Roseibium sp. Sym1:
- a CDS encoding CbtB domain-containing protein, translating into MTTQAVKSTLSVSKIVPLAFAAILGVAIISITGHVQAGALHDAAHDVRHATGFPCH; encoded by the coding sequence ATGACGACACAAGCTGTAAAATCGACCCTTTCCGTCTCCAAGATCGTGCCGCTGGCCTTCGCCGCCATTCTCGGCGTGGCGATCATCTCGATCACGGGACACGTACAGGCCGGAGCCCTGCACGACGCGGCACACGATGTGCGCCATGCAACCGGGTTCCCCTGCCACTAA
- the polA gene encoding DNA polymerase I: protein MIRAMSTQDSSPALTANDHLILVDGSTFIFRAYHALPPLTRKPDGLPVGAVSGFCNMLWKLLQEGLTPEEGDEPTHFAVIFDHSAKTFRNDIYPEYKAHRPDPPEDLVPQFGLIREATRAFSVHCVEQAGFEADDLIATYARQAAEQGARVTIVSGDKDLMQLIGPKVGMIDTMKNKTFGEAEVFEKFGVGPDKVIEVQSLAGDSVDNVPGVPGIGLKTAALLINEFGDLETLLTQAETIKQKKRRENLIEFADQARVSKELVTLKQDVPVEVPVGDLSVTDVDGPKAVGFLKAMGFTTLTKRVADETGAELANVEATDFEVPGWDVPDHKGRLMERTATGGGSEAAKGAGDAAPAPDGLMVPQTVADARVETVKAIPIDSSAYETVTSVERLKEWCDAAFEKGYVAFDTETTSLDAMQAELVGLSLSTEPGKACYVPLAHVDGEGDLLGGGGLVEGQIPLKDALEVLKPMLEDRSVLKIAQNLKYDWLVMTRYGVDITPYDDTMLLSYTVDAGKGGNGMDELSERWLDHRPIPFKEVCGSGKSMITFDKVAIDKATAYAAEDADVTLRLWLILKPRLAADKMATVYETLERPMVPVLARMEKRGISVDRQMLSRLSGDFAQGMAAKESEIYELAGENFNIGSPKQLGDILFGKMGLPGGKKTKTGAWSTSAQVLEDLAAEGHELPSKIVSWRQLSKLKSTYSDALPGYINPETGRVHTSYALAATTTGRLSSSEPNLQNIPVRTEEGRKIRKAFIAEKGHKLISADYSQIELRVLAHMADIAQLKQAFDDGLDIHAMTASEMFGTPIEGMDPMVRRRAKAINFGIIYGISAFGLANQLGIARGEASDYIKTYFERFPGIKDYMEATKKQVHANGYVTTIFGRKAHYPDVNTKNPNMRAFYERAAINAPIQGSASDILRRAMVRMEDKLQGSKLDARMLLQVHDELIFEVPEGQVDDTIPVIRDVMENACDPALKLSVPLQVDARAADNWDEAH, encoded by the coding sequence ATGATCCGCGCCATGTCGACGCAAGATTCCTCCCCTGCCCTCACCGCCAACGACCACCTGATCCTGGTCGATGGGTCCACCTTCATCTTCCGCGCCTATCACGCGCTGCCGCCGCTGACGCGCAAGCCCGACGGGCTGCCGGTCGGCGCCGTCTCGGGTTTCTGCAACATGCTGTGGAAGCTGCTGCAGGAAGGCCTGACCCCGGAAGAAGGTGACGAACCGACTCATTTTGCGGTCATCTTCGACCATTCGGCGAAGACCTTCCGCAATGACATCTACCCGGAATACAAGGCCCACAGGCCCGATCCGCCGGAAGACCTGGTGCCACAGTTCGGCCTGATCCGGGAGGCGACACGGGCCTTTTCCGTACATTGCGTCGAACAGGCGGGCTTTGAGGCCGACGACCTGATCGCCACCTACGCGCGCCAGGCAGCCGAGCAGGGCGCGCGGGTGACGATCGTTTCGGGCGACAAGGACCTGATGCAGCTGATCGGGCCGAAGGTCGGCATGATCGACACGATGAAGAACAAGACTTTCGGCGAGGCGGAGGTCTTTGAAAAATTCGGCGTCGGGCCGGACAAGGTCATCGAGGTGCAGTCGCTGGCGGGCGACAGCGTCGACAACGTGCCGGGCGTGCCGGGCATCGGGCTGAAGACCGCCGCGCTCCTGATCAACGAATTCGGCGACCTGGAAACGCTGCTCACCCAGGCCGAGACCATCAAGCAGAAGAAACGCCGGGAAAACCTGATCGAGTTCGCCGACCAGGCGCGGGTGTCGAAGGAACTGGTGACCCTGAAGCAGGATGTGCCCGTGGAAGTTCCAGTCGGCGATCTCTCCGTGACCGATGTCGACGGGCCGAAGGCGGTCGGCTTCCTGAAGGCCATGGGTTTCACCACCCTGACCAAGCGGGTCGCCGACGAGACCGGCGCCGAGCTTGCCAATGTCGAGGCAACGGACTTCGAGGTCCCCGGCTGGGACGTGCCCGACCACAAGGGCCGGCTCATGGAGCGCACAGCCACCGGCGGCGGGTCGGAAGCCGCCAAGGGCGCCGGCGATGCGGCACCGGCGCCCGACGGGCTGATGGTGCCGCAGACCGTGGCCGATGCGCGTGTGGAAACCGTCAAGGCGATCCCGATCGATTCCAGCGCTTATGAAACCGTCACCAGTGTCGAGCGCCTGAAGGAATGGTGCGACGCGGCCTTCGAGAAAGGTTATGTCGCCTTCGACACGGAAACCACGTCGCTCGACGCCATGCAGGCCGAGCTGGTCGGCCTGTCGCTGTCCACGGAGCCGGGCAAGGCCTGTTACGTGCCGCTTGCCCATGTCGACGGCGAGGGCGATCTGCTGGGCGGCGGCGGCCTGGTCGAGGGACAGATCCCGCTCAAGGACGCGCTCGAGGTGCTGAAACCGATGCTGGAGGACCGCTCGGTCCTGAAGATCGCGCAGAACCTCAAATATGACTGGCTGGTGATGACCCGCTACGGCGTCGACATCACGCCCTATGACGACACAATGCTGCTCTCCTACACCGTTGATGCCGGCAAGGGCGGCAACGGCATGGACGAATTGTCCGAGCGCTGGCTCGACCACAGGCCGATCCCGTTCAAGGAGGTCTGCGGCTCGGGCAAGTCGATGATTACTTTCGACAAGGTGGCGATCGACAAGGCGACCGCCTATGCCGCCGAGGACGCCGACGTCACCCTGCGCCTGTGGCTGATCCTGAAGCCGCGGCTGGCCGCCGACAAGATGGCGACCGTCTACGAAACCCTGGAGCGGCCGATGGTGCCGGTGCTGGCGCGCATGGAAAAGCGCGGCATTTCCGTCGACCGGCAGATGCTGTCCCGGCTTTCCGGTGACTTCGCGCAGGGCATGGCCGCCAAGGAATCGGAAATCTACGAACTGGCAGGCGAAAACTTCAACATCGGCTCGCCGAAACAGCTCGGCGACATTCTCTTCGGCAAGATGGGTCTGCCCGGCGGCAAGAAGACCAAGACCGGCGCCTGGTCGACCTCGGCCCAGGTCCTGGAGGATCTCGCCGCGGAAGGCCATGAGCTGCCGTCGAAGATCGTCTCCTGGCGCCAGCTTTCCAAGCTGAAATCAACCTATTCCGATGCGCTGCCGGGCTATATCAACCCGGAAACGGGCCGGGTGCACACGTCCTATGCGCTGGCGGCCACCACCACCGGACGCCTGTCCTCGTCGGAACCGAACCTGCAGAACATTCCGGTCCGGACCGAAGAGGGCCGCAAGATCCGCAAGGCCTTCATCGCCGAGAAGGGCCACAAGCTGATTTCGGCCGACTACAGCCAGATCGAGCTGCGCGTGCTTGCGCACATGGCCGACATTGCGCAATTGAAACAGGCCTTTGACGACGGGCTCGATATTCACGCCATGACGGCGAGCGAGATGTTCGGCACGCCGATCGAGGGCATGGACCCGATGGTGCGCCGGCGCGCCAAGGCAATCAATTTCGGCATCATTTACGGCATTTCCGCCTTCGGCCTTGCCAACCAGCTCGGTATCGCGCGTGGTGAGGCGAGCGACTACATCAAGACCTATTTCGAGCGCTTCCCGGGCATCAAGGACTATATGGAAGCGACCAAGAAGCAGGTCCACGCCAATGGCTATGTCACGACGATCTTCGGCCGCAAGGCGCATTATCCGGACGTGAACACCAAGAACCCGAACATGCGCGCCTTTTACGAGCGCGCGGCGATCAACGCCCCGATCCAGGGATCGGCCTCCGACATCCTGCGCCGCGCCATGGTGCGCATGGAAGACAAGCTGCAGGGTTCAAAGCTCGATGCCCGGATGCTCCTGCAGGTCCATGACGAACTGATCTTCGAGGTGCCGGAAGGCCAGGTCGACGACACCATCCCGGTGATCAGGGACGTCATGGAAAATGCCTGCGACCCGGCGCTGAAACTGTCCGTGCCGCTGCAGGTCGATGCGCGCGCTGCCGACAATTGGGACGAGGCGCATTAA
- a CDS encoding MAPEG family protein — MLSPSPELLSTALAAGLTGLIWIPVILNRLAEMGLWTALKNPQPDVRPKADWAHRLANAHRNALENLAVFAPLAINVHLLEAGNGLTTAACFTFLASRAAHVVIYTFGIPLLRTIAFFAGFLCQMALLLRVLGMV; from the coding sequence ATGCTTTCCCCTTCACCTGAACTTCTTTCAACCGCGCTGGCGGCCGGCCTGACCGGGCTCATCTGGATACCGGTCATCCTCAACAGGCTTGCCGAGATGGGACTCTGGACGGCGCTGAAAAACCCGCAACCGGATGTGCGGCCGAAAGCGGACTGGGCGCACCGGCTTGCCAATGCGCACCGCAACGCGCTGGAAAATCTCGCGGTTTTTGCGCCGCTGGCGATCAATGTGCACTTGCTCGAGGCCGGAAACGGTCTGACGACGGCGGCGTGTTTCACGTTTCTGGCCAGCCGCGCGGCCCATGTCGTGATCTACACGTTCGGCATCCCGCTGCTCAGGACGATCGCCTTTTTCGCCGGCTTCCTGTGCCAGATGGCGCTGCTGCTGCGCGTGCTTGGTATGGTGTAG
- a CDS encoding glutathione S-transferase N-terminal domain-containing protein, producing MMTLYFANTSPYARKARMVVLEKGLEASVEMVFQNPFEDSPALKSANPLGKVPALVTGEGTAIYDSPVICAYLDSLPGERQLIPEGTTRWKVLTAEALADGILDAAFAIVMERRRDATQQSPMWLDRWQAGILRPAAVIEADLTAFEGPLSLAQIALGAALGYLDFRLPDIDWRPGHPQLAAWFETFSERPAMRATDPAAS from the coding sequence ATGATGACACTTTATTTCGCAAACACCTCTCCCTATGCCCGCAAGGCACGGATGGTCGTTCTGGAAAAAGGTCTGGAGGCCAGCGTGGAGATGGTCTTCCAGAACCCGTTTGAAGACAGTCCGGCGCTGAAATCGGCCAATCCGCTCGGCAAGGTGCCCGCGCTCGTGACCGGTGAAGGCACGGCGATCTACGACAGCCCGGTCATTTGCGCCTATCTGGACAGCCTGCCGGGAGAAAGACAACTCATCCCGGAAGGGACAACGCGCTGGAAGGTTCTGACAGCCGAGGCTCTCGCCGACGGCATTCTCGATGCGGCCTTCGCAATTGTCATGGAACGCCGGCGCGACGCCACGCAGCAGTCCCCCATGTGGCTGGACCGCTGGCAGGCCGGCATCCTGCGCCCGGCCGCCGTGATCGAAGCGGACCTGACGGCGTTTGAGGGACCCTTGAGCCTCGCCCAGATCGCCCTCGGCGCAGCGCTCGGGTATCTCGATTTCCGCCTGCCCGACATCGACTGGCGTCCGGGTCACCCGCAGCTTGCCGCCTGGTTCGAGACATTTTCCGAACGTCCCGCGATGCGGGCGACGGACCCTGCGGCATCCTGA
- a CDS encoding NAD(P)H-dependent flavin oxidoreductase, which translates to MNQYLETSFTRRFGIRHPIMLAPMDRISDGRLAAEVARAGGFGLIGAGYGDPDWIDAAFADAGDQHVGIGVITWALMERPAVLERILDRNPAALFVSFGNAEPIIAAAKERGIPTIWQVQRLDQAEQALKAGTDILVAQGQEGGGHGMDRGLTALLPAVRDLAGPGQVVLAAGGLADGRGLAAALMLGADGIMMGTRFWASHEANGTDKAKAALVGARGDDTGRSSIFDVARGLSWPPEFTGRVVQNDFSRPWLNDPVALRVSAGQLRETYDASDPDDFSVRALIAGESLDLVKAVLPAADIVETTVRQAAALLSRASSFVLKGH; encoded by the coding sequence ATGAACCAGTATCTCGAAACGTCATTCACCCGCCGCTTCGGCATCAGGCATCCGATCATGCTGGCGCCGATGGACAGGATCTCGGACGGCCGCCTGGCCGCCGAAGTGGCCCGCGCGGGCGGCTTTGGCCTCATCGGCGCCGGCTATGGGGATCCGGACTGGATCGATGCCGCATTTGCGGATGCCGGGGACCAGCATGTCGGCATCGGCGTCATCACCTGGGCCCTGATGGAGAGGCCTGCCGTTCTGGAACGCATTCTCGATCGCAATCCAGCGGCCCTGTTCGTCTCTTTCGGCAATGCGGAACCGATCATCGCCGCGGCGAAGGAACGCGGCATCCCGACCATCTGGCAGGTGCAGAGACTGGACCAGGCCGAGCAGGCGCTGAAGGCCGGCACGGACATTCTCGTGGCCCAGGGGCAGGAAGGCGGCGGTCACGGCATGGATCGCGGCCTGACCGCGCTGTTGCCGGCCGTCCGGGACCTCGCGGGACCGGGCCAGGTCGTTCTGGCCGCGGGCGGGCTTGCGGACGGGCGGGGCCTGGCTGCCGCTCTGATGCTGGGTGCCGACGGCATCATGATGGGGACGCGCTTCTGGGCAAGCCATGAGGCCAACGGCACGGACAAGGCAAAGGCCGCGTTGGTCGGCGCTCGCGGTGACGACACCGGCCGGTCGAGCATATTCGACGTCGCCAGGGGGCTGTCCTGGCCGCCGGAATTTACCGGCCGGGTTGTTCAGAACGATTTCTCCCGCCCCTGGCTCAACGATCCCGTGGCCCTTCGGGTGTCTGCCGGCCAGCTCCGCGAGACCTATGACGCGTCGGATCCAGATGACTTCTCCGTCCGAGCGCTGATTGCCGGGGAATCCCTCGATCTTGTCAAAGCCGTTCTTCCGGCGGCGGACATCGTTGAAACCACCGTCCGGCAGGCAGCAGCGCTTCTTTCCCGGGCTTCTTCCTTTGTCTTGAAAGGGCACTGA
- a CDS encoding LysR family transcriptional regulator, translated as MAVADAGSFSGAAEILHCVQSNVTSRIRRLEDHFGQKVFQRSKAGAHLTEFGKRLHTRAIELLQHFEAVERDLMEAAGTGALLRLGSMETTAAVRLPSLLKHLKQLSRAPVALSTGPTADLLARVWDRKLDAALVAGPVDEDRFHAVTAFTERLVCARNPTGTAQDPLLAFRPGCSYRATAQAWLASIGRSDTEVTEMGTLEGILGCVEAGLGFAVGPESAIRGYRNADQLKLDPLPAPYDLVETFLVWRIDHQPVDSHRKLCRILSGEPVASGPPAGL; from the coding sequence GTGGCCGTAGCCGACGCCGGATCTTTTTCGGGTGCCGCCGAAATCCTTCATTGTGTCCAGTCGAATGTCACCTCGCGCATCCGCCGGCTCGAGGACCATTTCGGGCAGAAGGTCTTTCAGCGCAGCAAGGCCGGCGCGCACCTGACGGAATTCGGCAAGCGCCTGCACACCCGCGCGATCGAACTGTTGCAGCACTTCGAAGCGGTGGAACGGGATCTCATGGAAGCCGCCGGCACCGGGGCCTTGTTGCGCCTGGGGTCGATGGAAACGACGGCGGCCGTGCGCCTGCCCAGCCTCCTCAAGCATCTCAAGCAGCTGAGCCGGGCGCCGGTTGCCCTGTCCACCGGACCGACGGCCGACCTGCTTGCCCGGGTCTGGGACCGGAAACTGGATGCGGCCCTTGTCGCCGGGCCCGTGGACGAGGACCGTTTCCACGCGGTGACGGCCTTCACCGAACGGCTGGTCTGCGCCCGCAACCCCACCGGCACCGCGCAGGATCCGCTGCTTGCCTTCCGTCCCGGCTGCAGTTACCGCGCAACGGCTCAGGCCTGGCTCGCCAGCATTGGCCGAAGCGACACCGAAGTCACCGAAATGGGCACGCTTGAGGGAATACTCGGCTGCGTCGAAGCCGGGCTGGGGTTTGCGGTCGGTCCGGAGAGCGCCATTCGGGGTTACCGGAACGCGGATCAACTGAAGCTCGACCCGCTTCCCGCTCCCTATGACCTGGTCGAGACGTTTCTGGTCTGGCGCATCGACCACCAGCCGGTCGACAGCCACCGCAAGCTCTGCCGCATTTTGTCGGGCGAACCCGTCGCGTCGGGACCGCCCGCCGGTCTGTGA